In Halapricum desulfuricans, a single window of DNA contains:
- a CDS encoding IS701 family transposase: MLPITDFLSCTDPLDEFDSLSYHQTQHAKTYVTGLAAASSKTVTGIAREVLPAGSDRALNKFITEYNWDEDKLNHERLEELQNHGETRWSKDGYIVIDDSVLQRTGKELPGAGSFYDHSEGKPVWGQNLVYAFYTDHKTSYPLAFRQYEKADDDEEDVEATKYELAQEIITELEEEIGVPAATYLFDSWFAHGSELIKHVESHRKDWIGPLRSNRQVTFDGEEKRVDALAESIDTEEREIDDEVYNIWTKTLPVSKLGEVRLVITEKEVDEDEENPVKYLATNKIDAPSAHIIRSYSKRWRIETFFEDSKEDLGLGGCEVRDSDGASRHWHLQMLTYSLLRLGSPSSVSERLVSKASSLRAQLEHGLKEAIYNMFSWVREQPERDLDGLMEEIDHLFLHSGGSEGCI, translated from the coding sequence ATGCTGCCGATCACAGACTTCCTCTCGTGTACTGACCCGTTGGATGAGTTCGACTCGCTATCGTATCATCAGACTCAGCATGCCAAAACGTACGTGACAGGTCTTGCTGCGGCCAGCAGCAAGACCGTCACCGGGATTGCACGAGAAGTCCTTCCGGCCGGAAGCGACCGGGCACTCAACAAGTTCATCACCGAGTACAACTGGGACGAAGACAAACTTAATCACGAACGGTTAGAGGAACTGCAAAATCACGGTGAGACGCGGTGGTCGAAGGACGGCTACATTGTCATCGACGATTCAGTGCTCCAGCGAACCGGGAAGGAACTTCCCGGTGCTGGATCGTTCTATGATCACAGCGAAGGCAAGCCTGTCTGGGGACAAAATCTCGTCTATGCGTTCTATACTGACCACAAAACGTCCTATCCACTAGCATTTCGCCAGTACGAGAAAGCTGATGACGACGAGGAGGACGTAGAAGCGACAAAGTACGAGCTTGCACAGGAGATAATCACAGAACTCGAAGAAGAGATAGGTGTGCCTGCGGCCACCTATCTCTTCGATTCGTGGTTCGCTCACGGTTCTGAGCTGATCAAGCATGTCGAGTCCCACCGAAAGGACTGGATTGGACCTCTCCGGAGCAATCGACAGGTCACATTTGATGGCGAAGAGAAGCGGGTCGATGCGCTCGCAGAGAGCATCGACACTGAAGAACGGGAGATTGACGATGAGGTCTACAACATCTGGACGAAAACGCTGCCTGTATCAAAATTGGGTGAGGTACGGCTAGTAATCACCGAGAAAGAAGTTGACGAGGACGAAGAGAATCCGGTCAAGTATCTTGCGACGAACAAGATTGACGCTCCATCAGCCCATATCATTCGAAGCTACTCCAAGCGGTGGCGAATTGAGACATTCTTCGAGGACTCGAAAGAGGATCTTGGCCTTGGAGGCTGCGAGGTGCGTGATTCTGATGGTGCCAGTCGTCACTGGCACCTTCAGATGCTCACCTACAGTCTGCTTCGGCTTGGTTCTCCGTCGAGCGTCTCGGAGCGACTCGTCTCGAAAGCCTCGTCGCTCCGAGCCCAGCTTGAACACGGTCTCAAAGAGGCAATCTACAACATGTTTTCGTGGGTGCGCGAGCAGCCAGAGCGGGATCTCGATGGGTTGATGGAAGAAATCGACCATCTCTTCCTCCATTCAGGGGGCTCTGAGGGTTGTATATAA